ATGCCGTATATATAGCATCGATCACTTCCTCGAGTGGCGCGGCCCGGTCTATTTTCGGAACCGCACATAGCGACCACCAAAAAATAAAATCGATGCGCCACTGCCGCCGCACGTTACGAAGCAGGTCAGGTATGATAATCGCACGTGCTGCGGTACCAGCGAGAATTGGAAAGCAGAACATTGACCGAAAGGTCATCGAGTTTACATTCATCAGTGCTCTCCGAGGCGAAAGTTCGCAAGTCCGCACACCAAAAGACATGCATCCAAAATAACGTCAACCCAATCGCAAGCAAATCGAACGCCACCTCAATAAATCTGGCAGCTTCTTAGGTAATCACAAGCGCTTTTTAGCATACATAGCAGCGAAATAAAAGCGCAAAAAGCCAGGAATCCCCGATGTCTCTGCTACGACGATCACAACACTGTTTACAAACTTCGCAGAGACAACGAAAGGAGGCTTACACAGCGCATCAACAGCATAATTTGAAAATGTAAGAAGAAATGAACACTTGGTAATTTAATCGCGCACATTAAACGCTGAGTCACATTACTTGAACTCGGGGATCCAAAGTTTCCTCTCCAGCGTCATCAGCCATCCGCCGTCGCTGACCAAACCCACTTCAGCCATTGATGCGCGGGTCTTGTGAAAGCCTTTGATGTCCTCTCATCGCAACTGTTAGTTTCGTATACTAACTGTCGAAACATAATCGTAATAAACTAATTCTATCACAATTTTTTATTttacacatttttttatttaaacattTTTAATTAGGTAATGTATACGAAAATGCGTGTACATCACTTGTCACCACGGAGGAAGGATCCTCCGACCTCCGTGCTTGTCACTTTACACAAACATGGCGCTCTGTTCGAGCGCAGTGCTGGTTGCTAGAGTGATTTTCGTTACTTGATTTAGGAAGAAGCAGCTAGAACAATAATTATCGCTCGCCGTTGTATGATCACTGTGACTGCCAGTCACGTAGGTAAATACGTCCTGAAGTTTAGGACGTTCAAGTCGCCACAAGCGCTGCAACCGTGCGACGGGAACGATGGCTGCGAACGCAGACGATGACTGGAGAGTGGATTGCAGCGACGATGAAAAGTACCTGTCTCTGTGCGACGACCGCGGTGGCTGGGAGCCCAGGCCCGCGGATATAGTCCGTTTGTACACAACGTTGGCCGAAAAAGGCACGCTCGAGCTAGAGTGGCGTTGCACGGGCCGCCGTTCGCCGAGTGTCCATTCGAACGAGTCGGATGGGGCGGAGCGGCGCGCGGTTGAAGAGGACCAAACTAAGACCTCCGAGCCGAACGAGTTTGACTTCGATGACGACGAGGGCCCGGACACCAGCTGCAGCCCCAAGATCACGCCTCGGCGCCGAGCGGCACCTGCTAGCAGCGTGCAGAAGCGGGTCGCCAAATTTGACAAGGTCGTGTTTGATGTGCGCAGACAGCGCGAGCTCGATGCCATTGATAAAATCGAGCAGCGACAGCAGCCCCAGCAAGCGGAAAGCAACTCGTCATCCACCGTCAAACGTTGATGACGAGGCGTGACGTAACGTTTTGTTCCCGCGTCGCGCTGAGATGACTTTCGGTCACGTGGATACTTTCGGTTTCGTGCTGTGATTGACTCTAACGGATGAGTTAGTTGTGTAAAGCACCTTCACACTTTATACTTTGCCGGGAGAAGCAAAACTTGCTGTTAAATTGTTTCCCTTGCCTCCtcctcctcattttttttttcctttgtggaTAAGTTCTATTCGTAGCGAACGAGACGTGTGGGGAAAGTTTAGGAAAGCCGCAAACGTAACTTGCGAATTCCGTATTGTGTGTGCTTTAATAAAtgtcaaaagaaaagaaactgcATCGCATTGCTTTTTGAAATATTGGAAGAACGAAATACAGATTCAACCCCAGTTACTGGCTCAGAATGCATTTAGCATGCTTCGGGGGGGTCGTCATTTGTGTCAGTATTAATTTTGATTAGTGGTGCTCTCCTTACCATCTTGCCAGGAAGCCTGCATGCTTCTACTCATTATCATGCTTGCTGTCTTACACTGTAACTTTCCTGTATGCGAGAACGCGCAACATACTCAAACACCAGTTCAGAGATCCATGCAGCACTTGCAACTAGGGTTGCACGAAGTGAAACAGCAACACATACTTCATCAACCACAAGTCACGAACCGATTCGTCAACACCTCTGCACAGCGGCACACATGGATGAGACTGGCATTAATTCTAAAGTAATGCTTGATGCATTTGaactatgaatgaatgaatgtaacAAGCTACGATTTCATGGCCTAGAACCCAACTTAGGCTAGAGCATAAGAAACTGTTACACTCTTGTGTGTGACCAGTTCAACTGCCACGATTCATTGTAAATGCAAGCATAAGCTTTGCAAGAAAACGTGCACGACAAGCCCAGACCACAAAGATGTTCTGTATAGGTGTCACACAAGCCCTTTGTATTATTATAGAGCTCTATTATCACTAAATTTCCTGAAAATTGGCTGTATTTCATGCCTTAAATACAGATGCCAATCACATTTGTCAAATGTAATACTGGGCGAGCTGAATTGCAATAGAATGTGTCCCTTTTGACATCCACACCATTTCAATATGGGCTTCAAGAGCTGTGCAGCCATCACCACCACAACTAGAGTGCAGCTAGTGTAAGGAGAGAGTACAGTGAAAAGGAATTGATATCATGCCATTGTGATCCCACCTGTCAAAAAGTACAACTCATGTTAGATACGCCAGCCCAAAATGGCTCATTTctcaaaaaaacaataaaaacggTTCAAGTTTCACTGAAAAAGGCTAAAATGGGTGTCCCAAGTACTTTCTGTGGTCTTTGTTTTGCAACAAATTTTAAAAACCACATTCCACTctgaatcaatttttttttcaccggtGAATGAAGTTTTATCTTTCAAACAATGATATGAATGATTTGAATAAAGCTTCATTTGCCATACGCTCTCTTAAAATCATTTCTTCATTATATAAAGAAAGTGCCAAAATCTGATTGTTATGCCTTAGTTTTAGCATGTAAAATTGGGATGATTAAAAAAATACAAGTAAAAAGCAGCATGGaagctttttattttatttaaccTTCATTTAGACAAACCATAGAttcactatttttttctttctcagtggTCTGCACTGCAGCATAACTCAGCACATCTGTTCGATGGTTAATGTCCAAACAAATGTCTCTCTAAACATATGAGTACTGCAAGATATAAAATCAGCAAATGTGAAGCTCTTATGCGTGAAAAATGAAATGACCTTACAGGTATATTATCTTTCTGGCTTAATTATTTTTCTCATGATAACCAACTTGCCATGTGGGTGGATGCATATCTGCAATGTCTCCCCAATTTTAAGGAACATTTGTAATAAGGCTTGTTCTTTGGTAATGTGAATATTTCAACAAAAGTAACTGTACAAAAGAATTTGCTCATAGTCATTTGACGGTACCCTTCACTCTTCGAGCGACTAATGCACTCCAGGGGGCACCTTCTTCAAGCTTGTTTTTTCAGACAGTGTCCTGGAGCAGACAAAGTGGGGGACAGCGATGTCGATGTGTTTGCTGTTAACTTTGTAACGTGCCTAAATGTAAATCATCCTTCATAAAGTCCGTATGAATCGTACGAAATTATGTGGCCAGGGCAAACTCTGAAAAAACATTATGCAGACTCATTTTACATTATTAGAATCTATGTGATGCAGTTATTAAACGCTGCATAACTGTTTGGTAAGGTACGTTGCAGCATCGAAATTGCATGCCTGCCTAGAAGATTGGCATGACCAGGAAAACCTGACCACTGATACACCGTATTCAGAATTGATCGACTTTTCATAATGCAGCTCTCGAGGAGTGGATCACTTTTACTACACTCGGCAACAACTTTTCTTCATAGCACTGGAAGCTACAGAACCGAAGCTTGTGCCTGCTACTGCACCAGAAAATAGTACTAAAATTTTCTGATTATTTTCCCATttccttgctgaaataaatatgGCTCAACTTATGCGACTCAAACAGTTGTGAAAAGTCGTAGGTAAAATAGAGTTATCGTACAAGTTGCAAGAATGCATtccttttctttccatttcttagaGAGTAAGCCGGACACCAAAGGCCACTCAGGATGCCGCATTCTTATAGCAAAGTTTCTTCCTTCTCCTGCATGTGATTCGTAAAAGCTCCCACAAATATCACAAACACAGGATGAACGCATAAGCCTTGACCAATTGCACGTGGCTAAATTATTCGTTTGTTTATAGAACACACATGAGAGTGCCCCTGGCTTTAGTTCCCATAAAATTCTTTGCAATCTACATTGCCAAACTGGGTTGAAAATTGTCTACTGCAGTGCTACTTCTAACTGTGAATTGCAGAGCTGCAAGAAGGCCAAGGCAATGCTGCAATTGTATTCCTtaacttttcctttttcttttcagcaaATTAGATTTGCAGTTAGGATAACAGTGGCAAATATTTTAGATTTCAGAAGCACGATGTATAAAGCTAGAAGGGATTCAACAGAGAAGCAGTAAATTGGTTTGTGCTGATAAATGTTCCTTGAAACCAAAGCTACACCTTCGTTAGTATTGCAATAATAAGCCAATTATTACTATAAGAATAAGTTGATATCAAATGTTCCTTTTAGTGTCAGAATGCTTTGGCCAGTCCATCCCTGCAACGTCAGCATTTTTTAAAGTTTTATCTGGGCTATTGCAACCAGCCTAGTTTTTACTAACACATTAGCAGTAACTAGTCAGCTTTTTCAGTAACTTGTAACCGTAACACTTACTTTTTTACACAGTGACTGTAATGGAAAATGCTATCACAGTTACTCTCTTGTAATAAAAAATTATCTCACAGCTACACTCCTTAAAAGGAAATGTTAAATGCTTTCCACATTTTTAACTTTCCTCTTTACCATATCCTCTACACCTTTCAACATACCAAATCAGTGCTCCCCTCGCAGTTAACAGAGGATATCGCTAAGGGGATTATCTTCCCTACAGAAAATAAAGTTTGAAGGTTGGTTTTTAATGCAACTTCAAGTTAACTTGTGAAAAAAGCAACATAAACTATTCATGTTGTAACTGACTACCTCGTTAAATTCAcgttttttatttagtttttttatatACTATATCTTTTTTGACACTTGAGCTTCCAGGTTTGTTCTTGATGTGCTAGTGGGACATTGGGTTGCCAAGTTTATAGTCTTCTTTCTCTGAGGCTTCGAGGTCATCATAATTGACAAGAAGCTAACATTTGAATTTTTACGCTAAGACAAAGACAAGGGAGTAGACAGGACATGCCCTATTAAAAACTGATTTATTTCAATGGTTGCGATGACATACATAGCACAGTGAAGTGCTGATGATTTGAGCACATATCATGACGACACCACTAATCGGGCTAAGAACATCAAAAAAGCGGCGCGCGAAACAGCCAAGGGCCAGAAATACCGTGAACTAGCAAAGCAATATTTTAAGACCTCTCTGGAATTGATTGTAAAAAGATCCCTCCGATACAACGCAACCATTCTAAACAAAATGGGATAGATATTATGCCTCGAATGCAAGTTGCATTGTCACACATCTACTTATTAACACCTagcatgcacccccccccccccctcctgagcTGTTTGCAAGCCAGCATTGTCCTATTGTTTAGGTCGAAGTACAGTACACTCTAGGTCAAAGCTATGCCCTGTCGTTCAATACTGTTCAACAGGTTTCGTCTTATAAC
Above is a window of Rhipicephalus microplus isolate Deutch F79 chromosome 1, USDA_Rmic, whole genome shotgun sequence DNA encoding:
- the LOC142805166 gene encoding PAXIP1-associated glutamate-rich protein 1-like; its protein translation is MAANADDDWRVDCSDDEKYLSLCDDRGGWEPRPADIVRLYTTLAEKGTLELEWRCTGRRSPSVHSNESDGAERRAVEEDQTKTSEPNEFDFDDDEGPDTSCSPKITPRRRAAPASSVQKRVAKFDKVVFDVRRQRELDAIDKIEQRQQPQQAESNSSSTVKR